In Piliocolobus tephrosceles isolate RC106 unplaced genomic scaffold, ASM277652v3 unscaffolded_21343, whole genome shotgun sequence, one genomic interval encodes:
- the DUSP9 gene encoding dual specificity protein phosphatase 9: MEGLGRSCLWLRRELSPPRPRLLLLDCRSRELYESARIGGALSVALPALLLRRLRRGSLSVRALLPGPPLQPPPPAPVLLYDQGGGRRRRGEAEAEAEEWEAESVLGTLLQKLREEGYLAYYLQGGFSRFQAECPHLCETSLSGRAGSSMAPVPSPVPVVGLGSLCLGSDCSDAESEADRDSMSCGLDSEGATPPPVGLRASFPVQILPNLYLGSARDSANLESLAKLGIRYILNVTPNLPNFFEKNGDFHYKQIPISDHWSQNLSQFFPEAIEFIDEALSQNCGVLVHCLAGVSRSVTVTVAYLMQKLHLSLNDAYDLVKRKKSNISPNFNFMGQLLDFERSLRLEERRSQEQGGGGQASMASDPPSFFTTPTSDGAFELAPT, from the exons CTGTCGCCCCCGCGGCCGCGGCTCCTGCTCCTGGACTGCCGCAGCCGCGAGCTGTACGAGTCGGCGCGCATCGGTGGGGCGCTGAGCGTGGCCCTGCCGGCGCTGCTGCTGCGCCGCCTGCGAAGGGGCAGCCTGTCGGTGCGCGCGCTCCTGCCCGGGCCGCCGCTGCAGCCGCCCCCGCCTGCCCCCGTGCTCCTGTACGACCAGGGTGGGGGCCGGCGCCGGCGCGGGGAGGCAGAGGCCGAGGCCGAGGAGTGGGAGGCCGAGTCGGTGCTGGGCACCCTGCTGCAGAAGCTGCGAGAGGAAGGCTACCTGGCCTACTACCTTCAGG GTGGCTTCAGCAGATTTCAGGCCGAGTGCCCTCACCTGTGTGAGACCAGCCTTAGTGGCCGTGCCGGCTCCAGCATGGCCCCGGTGCCCAGTCCGGTGCCTGTGGTGGGGTTGGGCAGCCTGTGCCTGGGCTCCGACTGCTCTGATGCAGAATCCGAGGCTGACCGCGACTCCATGAGCTGTGGCCTGGATTCGGAGGGTGCCACACCCCCGCCAGTGGGGCTGCGGGCATCCTTCCCTGTCCAGATCCTGCCCAACCTCTATCTGGGCAGTGCCCGGGATTCTGCCAACTTGGAGAGCCTGGCCAAACTGGGCATCCGCTACATCCTCAATGTCACCCCCAACCTCCCAAACTTCTTCGAGAAGAATGGCGACTTTCACTACAAGCAGATCCCCATCTCCGACCACTGGAGCCAGAACCTGTCGCAGTTCTTTCCGGAGGCTATTGAGTTCATCG ATGAGGCCTTGTCCCAGAACTGCGGGGTGCTCGTCCACTGCCTGGCGGGGGTCAGCCGTTCTGTCACCGTCACTGTGGCCTACCTCATGCAGAAGCTCCACCTCTCTCTCAACGATGCCTATGACCTGGTCAAGAGGAAGAAGTCTAACATCTCCCCCAACTTCAACTTCATGGGGCAGTTGCTGGACTTCGAGCGCAGCCTGCGGCTGGAGGAGCGCCGCTCACAGGAGCAGGGCGGTGGGGGGCAGGCATCCATGGCCTCTGACCCGCCCTCCTTCTTCACCACCCCCACCAGTGATGGCGCCTTCGAGCTGGCCCCCACCTAG